A genomic window from Silene latifolia isolate original U9 population chromosome 11, ASM4854445v1, whole genome shotgun sequence includes:
- the LOC141612375 gene encoding protein NPGR2-like encodes MGLRLNNNPNYQVTIINAVELLPELWKLTDCPHDVILSYRRALLHGWNLDAETASRLQKDFAVYLLYSGVEASPPNLGSQINKSFVPQSNLEEAILLLTLLLRKFTCRVIEWDPSVMDHLSFALSVSNQPKALAWVIEDLPAGSIERKEVYHTLALCYHAHGDNFAALNLLSKLLHHSEEPNHIPGLLLAAKICSENPSLAEEGITYARRALAIKDDACHNIVPRIHFFLGILLSSYANLAISEPERIERQLEAVQALECAVKLTNRRDSTFIYHLSLEYAIQRKLYLALYYAKLLLKLPSGNDTKGLLLLARILSGQKRYDDGERIIDAALDQTEQGEQGELLRTKAKLQIAQGCLKKASETYSQLLAILKVKSKSFGSGKGLDDQDQQLQLHTWVDLACFYIKLPRWSDAESCLSKVKAISPNCASRWHTLGLFYEAKGLFKEALDAFQMALNIDPCHVPSLIGSAINLRQLHSKCNSVKSFLMNALKFDRMNHVAWFNLGLLCQSDQDSSISEAVECFEAAIILEETAPIEPFR; translated from the exons ATGGGTTTACGACTGAATAACAACCCAAACTATCAG GTGACCATAATCAACGCTGTTGAGTTGCTTCCAGAATTATGGAAGCTTACCGATTGCCCTCATGACGTTATCTTGTCTTACCGCCGGGCCCTCCTCCACGGCTGGAACCTAGATGCCGAAACTGCGTCTAGGTTACAAAAAGACTTTGCCGTTTACCTTTTATATAGCGGAGTAGAAGCAAGCCCCCCAAACTTGGGTTCCCAGATCAATAAGTCATTTGTACCTCAAAGCAACTTAGAAGAGGCGATTCTACTGCTAACCCTTCTGTTGAGAAAATTTACTTGTAGGGTTATTGAGTGGGACCCCTCAGTTATGGATCATTTGTCATTTGCCCTCAGTGTATCAAATCAACCCAAAGCATTAGCCTGGGTAATAGAAGATTTACCTGCTGGGAGTATTGAGAGAAAGGAGGTTTACCACACTCTAGCACTTTGTTATCATGCACACGGTGACAATTTTGCTGCTTTGAATCTTCTGAGTAAGCTTTTGCATCATTCTGAGGAACCAAATCATATTCCAGGATTGCTACTGGCGGCAAAAATATGTAGTGAAAATCCCAGCTTAGCGGAAGAAGGGATCACATATGCTCGTAGAGCCTTGGCTATCAAGGACGATGCTTGTCATAATATAGTTCCCCGTATACATTTTTTCCTGGGTATTTTACTGTCAAGTTATGCCAACTTAGCAATCTCTGAGCCCGAGAGGATTGAGAGGCAGTTAGAGGCTGTTCAGGCACTAGAATGCGCTGTAAAATTAACAAATCGTAGAGACTCTACATTTATTTATCATTTGAGTCTAGAGTATGCAATTCAGAGAAAATTGTATCTTGCACTTTATTATGCAAAGCTTTTGTTGAAGTTGCCAAGTGGGAATGATACTAAAGGATTGCTGTTGTTAGCAAGGATTTTATCCGGCCAAAAACGGTATGATGATGGTGAAAGAATCATAGATGCCGCCCTTGATCAGACAGAGCAAGGGGAACAAGGTGAACTTTTGAGAACAAAAGCTAAACTTCAAATTGCTCAGGGTTGTTTGAAAAAGGCGTCTGAGACATACTCACAACTTCTTGCAATTCTTAAAGTTAAAAGTAAGAGCTTTGGATCTGGGAAG GGCCTTGACGACCAGGATCAACAATTACAACTGCATACTTGGGTTGATCTGGCTTGCTTTTACATCAAGTTGCCACGCTGGAGCGATGCTGAGTCTTGTCTGTCTAAAGTCAAGGCCATCAGTCCTAATTGTGCCTCCAGATGGCATACGCTAG GGTTGTTTTATGAAGCAAAAGGACTTTTCAAAGAGGCACTAGATGCTTTCCAGATGGCCTTGAATATTGACCCTTGTCACGTCCCCAGCTTAATCGGATCAGCTATTAATCTCAGACAGTTACACAGCAAGTGTAATTCCGTTAAAAGCTTTCTGATGAACGCACTCAAGTTTGATAGGATGAATCATGTTGCCTGGTTTAACCTTGGCCTTCTCTGTCAATCAGACCAAGATTCATCTATTTCTGAAGCCGTGGAATGTTTTGAAGCCGCAATTATCCTTGAGGAGACCGCTCCTATCGAACCCTTTAGATGA